In Amia ocellicauda isolate fAmiCal2 chromosome 16, fAmiCal2.hap1, whole genome shotgun sequence, the following proteins share a genomic window:
- the LOC136712019 gene encoding ras-related protein ralB-B: MAANKGKNQSSLALHKVIMVGSGGVGKSALTLQFMYDEFVEDYEPTKADSYRKKVVLDGEEVQIDILDTAGQEDYAAIRDNYFRSGEGFLLVFSITEHESFTATAEFREQILRVKAEEDKIPLLVVGNKSDLEDRRQVMVDEARGKAEEWGVQYVETSAKTRANVDKVFFDLMREVRAKKKSENKDKNGKNSRTKRGFRERCCLL, from the exons ATGGCAGCCAACAAGGGCAAGAACCAGAGCTCCCTGGCTCTGCACAAGGTCATCATGGTGGGCAGCGGGGGGGTGGGCAAGTCCGCTCTCACCCTGCAGTTCATGTACGATGAG TTTGTCGAAGACTACGAACCCACGAAGGCCGACAGCTACAGAAAGAAAGTGGTGCTAGACGGCGAAGAGGTGCAGATCGACATCCTGGACACGGCGGGACAGGAGGACTACGCTGCCATCCGAGACAACTACTTCCGCAGCGGAGAGGGCTTCCTTCTGGTCTTCTCCATCACGGAGCATGAGTCATTCACGGCCACCGCGGAGTTCAG GGAGCAGATCCTGCGGGTAAAAGCCGAGGAAGATAAGATCCCGTTGCTCGTGGTCGGGAACAAGTCGGATTTGGAAGACCGCAGGCAGGTGATGGTGGACGAGGCCCGAGGCAAGGCCGAGGAGTGGGGCGTGCAGTATGTGGAGACCTCTGCAAAGACCAGGGCCAACGTGGATAAG GTGTTTTTCGACCTTATGCGGGAAGTCCGAGCGAAAAAGAAGTCTGAAAACAAGGACAAAAATGGCAAGAACAGCAGGACTAAGCGAGGTTTCAGAGAGCGGTGCTGTTTGCTTTGA